The following proteins are encoded in a genomic region of Glycine soja cultivar W05 chromosome 17, ASM419377v2, whole genome shotgun sequence:
- the LOC114392282 gene encoding uncharacterized vacuolar membrane protein YML018C-like isoform X1, producing MGWRYKAGLFLILTVVVIWVTSAEVTQDIFVDYKQPFAVTYLGASLMVVYLPVAFIKDWLCKLFEHRSSRSGKSAKVGDEFSVRCTSPLKGNGVQKNIEVELGGMTRKDSDANLSAHEEVKPLMAKYNDATAIKVEKEHTTREIATYGFYIAPIWFITEYLSNAALARTSVASTTVLSSTSGLFTLFIGVLMGQDTLNVSKVVAVLVSIAGVVMTTLGKTWAADDAISSASNGQRSLVGDLFGLLSAMSYGLFTVLLKKISGEEGERVDVQKLFGYVGLFTLVALWWLIWPLSALGIEPKFTIPHSARVDEVVLANGFVGSVLSDYFWALCVVWTTPLVATLGMSLTIPLAMMADMVIHGRHYSALYILGSIQVFAGFVIANISDRPTKKQGL from the exons ATGGGGTGGAGATACAAGGCAGGGTTGTTCCTTATACTTACTGTGGTTGTCATATGGGTCACCTCTGCTGAAGTCACCCAG GATATTTTTGTAGATTACAAGCAGCCATTTGCAGTGACGTATCTTGGAGCTTCTCTTATGGTAGTTTACCTCCCAGTAGCATTCATTAAGGACTGGTTGTGTAAGTTATTTGAACACCGCTCTTCTAGAAGTGGAAAAAGTGCAAAAGTTGGGGATGAGTTTTCTGTCAGGTGTACCTCTCCTCTGAAGGGCAATGGAGTGCAAAAAAACATTGAAGTAGAATTGGGGGGCATGACTCGAAAAGATAGTGATGCAAACCTTTCAGCACATGAAGAAGTAAAGCCATTGATGGCTAAATATAATGATGCTACTGCTATAAAGGTCGAGAAAGAACATACTACAAGGGAAATTGCTACTTATGGATTTTACATTGCACCTATCTGGTTTATAACAGAG TATCTATCAAATGCTGCCCTTGCGCGAACAAGTGTTGCAAGTACAACAGTATTATCATCTACTTCAGGACTCTTCACTCTCTTCATTGGTGTGCTTATGGGCCAGGACACTTTAAATGTATCAAAAGTAGTTGCTGTCTTGGTCAGCATAGCCGGGGTTGTGATGACAACTCTGGGGAAAACATGGGCTGCAGATGACGCGATATCAAGTGCTTC CAATGGACAACGCTCTCTTGTTGGAGATCTTTTTGGCCTTCTCTCTGCCATGTCATATGGTCTATTTACAG TGCTTCTCAAAAAAATTTCTGGTGAAGAAGGAGAACGAGTTGATGTGCAAAAGTTGTTTGGATATGTTGGATTGTTTACACTTGTAGCACTATGGTGGCTTA TTTGGCCATTGTCAGCCTTAGGAATTGAACCGAAGTTTACAATTCCCCATTCAGCCAGAGTGGACGAAGTGGTTCTTGCCAACGGATTTGTTGGTAGTGTTCTCTCAGACTACTTCTG GGCACTTTGTGTTGTATGGACAACTCCCCTTGTGGCCACTTTGGGCATGTCACTTACCATTCCTCTTGCTATGATGGCTGACATGGTGATCCATGGTCGGCATTATTCGGCATTGTACATTCTTGGCTCAATCCAG GTATTTGCAGGCTTTGTGATAGCTAATATTTCAGATAGGCCAACCAAGAAGCAGGGATTATAG
- the LOC114392282 gene encoding uncharacterized vacuolar membrane protein YML018C-like isoform X2, producing MVVYLPVAFIKDWLCKLFEHRSSRSGKSAKVGDEFSVRCTSPLKGNGVQKNIEVELGGMTRKDSDANLSAHEEVKPLMAKYNDATAIKVEKEHTTREIATYGFYIAPIWFITEYLSNAALARTSVASTTVLSSTSGLFTLFIGVLMGQDTLNVSKVVAVLVSIAGVVMTTLGKTWAADDAISSASNGQRSLVGDLFGLLSAMSYGLFTVLLKKISGEEGERVDVQKLFGYVGLFTLVALWWLIWPLSALGIEPKFTIPHSARVDEVVLANGFVGSVLSDYFWALCVVWTTPLVATLGMSLTIPLAMMADMVIHGRHYSALYILGSIQVFAGFVIANISDRPTKKQGL from the exons ATGGTAGTTTACCTCCCAGTAGCATTCATTAAGGACTGGTTGTGTAAGTTATTTGAACACCGCTCTTCTAGAAGTGGAAAAAGTGCAAAAGTTGGGGATGAGTTTTCTGTCAGGTGTACCTCTCCTCTGAAGGGCAATGGAGTGCAAAAAAACATTGAAGTAGAATTGGGGGGCATGACTCGAAAAGATAGTGATGCAAACCTTTCAGCACATGAAGAAGTAAAGCCATTGATGGCTAAATATAATGATGCTACTGCTATAAAGGTCGAGAAAGAACATACTACAAGGGAAATTGCTACTTATGGATTTTACATTGCACCTATCTGGTTTATAACAGAG TATCTATCAAATGCTGCCCTTGCGCGAACAAGTGTTGCAAGTACAACAGTATTATCATCTACTTCAGGACTCTTCACTCTCTTCATTGGTGTGCTTATGGGCCAGGACACTTTAAATGTATCAAAAGTAGTTGCTGTCTTGGTCAGCATAGCCGGGGTTGTGATGACAACTCTGGGGAAAACATGGGCTGCAGATGACGCGATATCAAGTGCTTC CAATGGACAACGCTCTCTTGTTGGAGATCTTTTTGGCCTTCTCTCTGCCATGTCATATGGTCTATTTACAG TGCTTCTCAAAAAAATTTCTGGTGAAGAAGGAGAACGAGTTGATGTGCAAAAGTTGTTTGGATATGTTGGATTGTTTACACTTGTAGCACTATGGTGGCTTA TTTGGCCATTGTCAGCCTTAGGAATTGAACCGAAGTTTACAATTCCCCATTCAGCCAGAGTGGACGAAGTGGTTCTTGCCAACGGATTTGTTGGTAGTGTTCTCTCAGACTACTTCTG GGCACTTTGTGTTGTATGGACAACTCCCCTTGTGGCCACTTTGGGCATGTCACTTACCATTCCTCTTGCTATGATGGCTGACATGGTGATCCATGGTCGGCATTATTCGGCATTGTACATTCTTGGCTCAATCCAG GTATTTGCAGGCTTTGTGATAGCTAATATTTCAGATAGGCCAACCAAGAAGCAGGGATTATAG
- the LOC114394212 gene encoding hydroxyproline O-galactosyltransferase HPGT2-like produces MESLPTTKRGGARSKPVQTSKSSLVMAFFSCVAWLYVAGRLWQDAENRNLLASLLKKNSAQRPKVLTVEDKLMVLGCRDLERRIVEAEMELSLAKSQGYLKGQGQKSSSSDPRFLAVIGVYTGFGSKLKRNIFRGSWMPRGDALKKLEERGVVIRFVIGRSANRGDSLDRNIDEENRTTKDFLILEGHEEAQEELPKKVKTFFSTAVQNWDADFYVKVDDGIDIDLEGLIELLDRRRGQDGAYVGCMKSGEVISEEGKPWYEPDWWKFGDEKSYFRHAAGSLVIISKNLAQYININSVSLKTYGYDDTSLGSWMMGIQATYIDDSRLCCSSIRQDKVCSLA; encoded by the exons ATGGAGTCGCTACCGACGACGAAGCGAGGAGGAGCGAGATCGAAGCCCGTTCAGACCTCGAAATCGTCCCTCGTCATGGCCTTCTTCTCCTGCGTCGCGTGGCTCTACGTCGCTGGAAG GTTATGGCAAGACGCAGAGAATCGGAATTTGCTCGCTAGTCTTCTGAAAAAGAATTCAGCtcag AGGCCTAAGGTTCTTACAGTGGAAGATAAGTTAATGGTGCTAGGGTGCAG GGATCTGGAGAGGAGGATTGTGGAAGCTGAGATGGAATTGTCATTGGCTAAGAGCCAAGGGTACCTCAAGGGGCAAGGCCAGAAAAGTAGCTCTTCCGATCCTAGGTTTCTTGCTGTTATTGGAGTGTATACTGGATTTGGAAGTAAATTGAAGAGAAATATTTTCAGGGGGTCTTGGATGCCCAGAG GTGATGCCTTGAAAAAACTTGAAGAAAGAGGAGTGGTCATACGTTTTGTTATTGGTCGGAG TGCTAATCGAGGTGATAGCTTAGATCGCAATATTGATGAGGAAAACCGCACAACAAAGGATTTCCTGATTCTT GAAGGTCATGAGGAAGCTCAAGAAGAGTTGCcgaaaaaagtaaaaaccttCTTTAGCACTGCAGTTCAGAACTGGGATGCTGACTTTTATGTAAAAGTTGATGACGGCATTGATATTGATCTGG AGGGTTTAATTGAACTTCTTGACCGTCGCCGTGGTCAGGATGGGGCATATGTTGGATGCATGAAGTCAGGAGAAGTGATATCAGAAGA GGGAAAGCCATGGTATGAACCAGATTGGTGGAAATTTGGGGATGAAAAATC GTATTTCCGACATGCGGCTGGTTCACTTGTTATAATTTCAAAGAATTTGGCacaatacattaatataaacaG TGTATCTTTGAAGACCTATGGCTACGATGATACGTCATTGGGATCATGGATGATGGGCATCCAAGCAACTTACATAGATGACAGTCGGCTTTGCTGCAGTAGTATCAGACAAG ACAAGGTATGCTCCTTGGCTTGA